The DNA sequence AAATCCATCCTCGTCCGGCTCCTGTGCCCTGAGTGCCTgctccttcctcctcgcctCGGCAACAGCTTCAAACATCGTCATGAAATCGTTCACCGTGCGCAGCAACTCCGCGCGGGGAGGATACCGAACCTCTTCATGGTTGAGATAACGCTGTAAGCCCAGCTGAGGAAGACGGTCCTCGAGGCCTTCGCCCCAAACAATTTCCCCATCCTTCCTTTTGCCTGCTTTCTTGGCCGCTTTCACACTGGCCACCATACTGGGCTTATCGACAAAGACGACGACGGCATGCGCACCGCTTTTTTGAAGTTCCCGGTCCCACGTAGACGGTAACgcgacatcatccagctgATTCTGTAGCTCATCGACTGtcactctctttctctttttgctcttCGAAACATTCGCGACCATGCTATGCGCCGTGGTcattcctcccttcttcttcgtcggtaCGGCTTCGAAGTGGACTCGCTCTACACGGCCGGCGGCTAGCTGGCTCCCGAATAAGTGACGCAAGTGTAGTTCTGTCGTGTCGATGGGAACATTGACTACGAATAGCGAGCGGGGTGTATCAGCATCGGGAATGCGTGGTTCATGAGGTCGGAGGTAGAGATAATGTGTTGCGGGCTTTGCACGCTTGGACTCGGCGGGGGGTAAACGAAGTGGCAAGACGGTGTAGCCAGCTATTTCTAGATCCTTTCCCATTTTTACTGTGTGGTTTTAGTGAAAAATGGAAAtctagaaaagaagaagaaaagttAGGTTGATGGGTTTTGTTGCACGGAAGAAATTCTAGCGGGAAATTTTATTTTAGCCGGGAAGGCGGAGAAAATAAATTTATCTGATTTAAATAAAACAAACCCCTTCTACTATAGACTATCTGCGAACATTGCACATGGAACTACCAGACATCTGAAGTACTTGTAATACACTCAGCATAGCGAATGGCACTCTACTCaggagaaaaacaagccGTAAGCTTTACTCAATGTTAACGCCTCGTATATTGTTCGTCGTGATCCGTGCATCACGATAGAGTTGTTGCATTCTACACCTTATCGGGATCATTGATACCGCCATTAGTGATCACGTAGGTCGCTTCTTGCTCCGGACAATCTAGATCTCTCAGCTAGGGTGGTCATCTTAATCTCAGGAGAACTATACCTGGTGAGTCCTGAATTTTTGCAACACGTTCGTCTCCGCGGCctttgcggagaagaactCGAGTTGTGGATGCATGCGCTAGGACATGGCCACCCACAGGCTTGCGTCCATCTGCACCCGCAAAGAGGGCACTAGCACCAGGATCACTCTGGACTTGATTCGTCTATCTTTACATGAGATTGACATCCTCCGCGACTATGGAAGCCACTCACCATTAGGACGCAAACATTGAATTCTAAAGTGATATCCAGTCAGTCCACATATCAAAGGGCCAGAACAGGAGTATAAACCTTCAGCCATATGGGCGAGCTTCATCAGAAACTGATTAAGCTTCTGCTGACGGTCCGCAAGTTCTCCACGCCCACAGTAATCCACCCGGAAGCAATTCATGATACTGTCAATGATCAAAAGGCGATATTCTCCACCAGTGAACTCTTTGCTCAGGGTATTCAACAATTCTAGCTGATGTTCACTATTAAGAGCTCGCGCATAGGCAATATTTTCCCGAGCCGAGTCAGCGTCAACGCCGAATCGTTCGGCAATCTGAGCAATACGCTCTGGTCTGAACGTGCCTTCGGTATCAATGTAAGCAACTTTGCCGTCTGCACCGCCCATTTCCTTTGGAAGCTGTGCCACGACGGACATAGTATGTGATAGCTGTGTCTTGCCACACCGGAATTCCCCAAAGACTTCGCTGATACTCATGCTTTGGAAACCACTAAGACAGTCAGTGGTTCGTTCTATGGCAATAGTGCCTACGACTTACCCTCCCAATATAGCATCAAATTGCTTGCTCCCCGTTGAGATACGAACCACTCTCTTCCGCTGATGGCTCAACTCCATTGCCGTGATGAATCCAGACGCAGATGGCTAGTTGAATCAGTCACAGTGGTATAATCTTAAGCCATGTCTTTGCATACCAAACACTTGTTGATGGCATCCTTGATCTTTTCAACTTTGACCTCACTGAAGCCTCTAATCTTCAGAAGGGTCTTTCGGGTAGCCCCATGAACGGACTAGGCAAGGTAAACATAAGAATATCTAAGAACCTAGACGGCTTGCGTCTGTAAAGGCCACGGGACATACAGCAACAGTATAGAAGCCATTGGTCTTCAATTTTGTGATATCGGCGGCACCGACCCCTGTTCGCGGTGAGATCATACTTCACTTGGATGGCCTGGAGGTATACCATGAGCTTGAATGCTGTCAACGTCCACGATGAAGACCTGTAAATGCCACAGCTCAGATTGAGTCAGAAATCACGAGCTTGAGAGAAGTGAAGAGcattaaaataaaataaaaaaatgaTCAAGGGAATAaactcaacatcatcattgAACTCATCACTCGAATCAGAGCCGGGCATGATGTCTGTGTACAAGCGAGCCCAGTTTAGGCCACAAGGGATATTGTGAGATAAGTTTCTTGGGAGAGCactgaggagaagggggTGAACTGAGACTcgaattgaaagaaattcAGGGTCACGAGCCTTTCCATAACAGGAAATCGTCCAGAACTAGGTACCTGGTAGGTACTAATGGGTTGGACCACCTTATTGGGATGACAATCCGCAGGTAGTCCAATAGAATGTTTCAAAATATATAGCTAGGCTAAGACCAAACGGAATGAGGCGGCCTTATTCCCAGTCACAGATCCATAAAGATAGGAATGCAAAGCCTGAACCTGGAATACATGAGATGCAACAGGAGAGATCCATTCTCGGAGAGTGGAATGAGCGAAATGATACGAAGAAAGACGGTGGTACTTAAGAGAAATTGGAATTTGcttttctgctttttttCCCCTGCTTTTGCTTCCCATTCATCAGAAATAGAGTATAGTACGGAAAGATGAGGTAACAACCGCGCCAGGTACCATTCTTTGATCACCAATGATCTTCAGTACCACAATCCCATTTGTACCATCTTTAAGCCTTTTCCTATGCATATCAACGCGTCTGCTTTTGTCCAACTATGTCTCTCCTGCGCTCAATTAACCCTTCGCCTCGCCTCGCCTCGCCTcgtctccttcttttcttgccgCACCTATAATTCAAAAAGTGAAAGATACCCGAGGGAACAATGGACGCCAATCGTAAGAACCTGAGCCATGTATAGGATCCAAACCGTAAGGGAGCCTAAGACTTCGTGAAACTTTTGTTCGTCGTATACAAAAGAGGAATAGAAAAGGCCGGTGCCGAGAACTGAAACACGGGGGCGTAATATATGCAAAGGAAGATACATGGGAGtagaaagaaatcaagaccGTAGTCGGCAAGCCCTAATacaaaaacgaaaaaaggaaacagacTCCCAAAAATGGGATCGATAAATTTCGAACCGCACAGCTGCTTATGCGACAGCGGTAGTAGGAGCAGCAGGCGCAACAGGGGCAGCCTCTGTGCTAGtctcggcggcggcggcggcggcggcgccGGTAGCAGGGGCAGCCGGAGTAGCAGCGGTGGTAGACTCAGCAGGCTGCTGGGTAGCGGCCTCGTTGTTGGGGCAGTCCCGGGAGATGTGACCAGCCTGGGCACACTTGTAGCAGACCTTGCCAGCAGAGCTCAAGGGGCCACCATTGGGGGCGGTGCAGTCACGAGAGATGTGGCCCTAGGAAAAGTTAAAATCCATTATTCGAACTAACACAGTGGGCTACATGTTATACTCACAAGCTTGCCGCAAGCGTAGCACTTCATAGCCTGAGCCTGACAGTCACGGGCGAAGTGGTTAGGGCCACCGCACTTATAGCAAGTGGCAGCGCGAGGATAACCACCGTATCCGCCACGGAAGCCACCGTTATATCCACCACGAGGGGCACCGACACCGCGGCCAGCGCCAGAAGCAGGAGCCGGGCAGTTGCGCTGGAACGAAATCAGTCAACCTCTATCTGACGACACCTCCAGCATGAGAAACATACAGCAAGGTGGCCTGGCTGGCTGCAGTTGTAGCAACGGCCATTCGCGCCATTGAGACGCAGAGTGGGACAGTCGGCCTGAACGTGGCCTAAGCCCTGGCAGTTGTAGCATTGCTTGGCTAGAAAATACATGTCAACCTCCttattctttcattcttgtcaaCTGGGAATCCTTACTCTCGGTAGTACGAGGACGGGGGCAGCTGCTGGACTCATGGCCTATCGATGCATTAGGTTTCGGTACTAGGAAAGTAGTACGCATGGTACCTTACCAGGTTGCTTGCCTTATGAAGAATGACATATTAGCGAACTATATTCAGAAATTACAAGCAAATAGAATCACTTACAGTTGTAGCAGAGACGCTCAGACGAAGAGCACACCTCTACCAGCCCGTTAGCGAAGTCCGGCAGATTGATAGTCCTCGACTAGGGTAACCAACCGGCATAGTGGCCAATATTGCCACACTTGTAGCACGCACGGCGAGAAAGCAACATCTTGTCGGTATACTAGCTAGCCAGAAACACTATTGTCAGTCGCTATGCCCAAGTATCATTCGTCTTGTAACTCGGTTCGTagaggatatcttcttgCATGGTCTGTGAAACGAGCGCCGCGGAATTCAATGGCCGGTAAGCCAGCGATGTAAATATGGCAGATGCTTGCTCTCGCAGTCTTTTTGAACCATTTTAAACCGTCCGAAAACCGACAAATATAGGAAAGGGGGAATATGTGCGCATGTGAAGCACACCAAGAAAGGTTGAGAAAGTCGAACGGCGCTTGTGCGCCCTCCAGTACAGCAAAGATGCCAAAAGTCACGAGAGGTTTCCGAGAACTTTGGAGAGACTCACTCTTCCTAAAACCAACAGCAAACTTCAAATCTCCTTGTCAAATATGCTGAATTTGACCGTCAACTTGAGAAccttggaggaggagcaaCACTTCCAACAGCCCACTCTCGACACTGGAAAAAAGTGGGctgacaaagaaaaagcgactaaaaaaaaaaaaaaaagtaccACACAGAACTTACAACACAGCAGCTCTCCAAACGTAACCCTCGCAGCACTCCAACAATCCCTCCGAACCACAGGGAAGAACAGGAAATATCTTAGAAAATTCTCGTAACCCACAGAAGAGTAAAAATTCAGTCAAGCGATGAAGCCGAGACAGGAAAAGGCAGACAATGTTTTAGTTTCTTACACTAAGGGTTACTTTCGATTACAGAACGCtagaaaagacaaggaaaaaaagagaaaaaactTAACTCCCGGGCTTTCCCGTATTGCGTATAGTTGTTACAGTATTACCGTCGACATCCCCGGATTCCGTATCGGTTGGCACGGGCCTGAGGCACACATTCCCGAGGGATTGACAATTTGACATTCTCTAGTGCTCCCTTGCGTTTCCAATACCACACCCCATCGTGAACCCTGACGTGTGAACTCTGAAGCCCTGACGGTCACGGGGGCCAGTGTAGTTTTCCGAACTGGGAGAAGCGCCTGATTTTGTGCAGTGTGTGGTCCTTTGTCCCTCAATATTTTTAGTTCTCCATTTTCCCTTCATGTTCTGGCATACGTACCAATGTCATTGGAACCCACCTTCTACTGCTCTTCAAAGGCTTAGCCATCTGTCAGCCATACCTAAAGCAGTTAAGACATTCTCAAGCACCTTCTGCAACAACTGATCATATTAGACAGTAGAGTACACTTACGCGGCGGTACTCGACTGGACTAACCAAACAGCTTTTGGCATATGGAATACCCTCCGAAtgcatggacatggacaaCGTTGCTTGTTGCACTGTGACATGGTTGTAGTCAGTTTCCCCGTTCAGCAGACCCTCGCTTTCCTTGCACATCCGTGGTGTTTAAAGGCTACGCAGGGCAAGAGATGCTACTACATACATTTATAGCACTTGAGGAAAGATCCCGCACGTAGCAGAGACTCGCGGTAACATGGAATTTTCATCTTGGTCAGCCCCTGCGGACCACTCAGGTTCCTCCCTATCTGAAGAGTGTGTTAAGGTTTGAGTGCTGATTCCATGGTTGACGGCTATGAATTTTACGTAGCGTCTGCGCTTACCAAGTGATTAAAACCTACCTGAGTCAAGCATACAGTGTATCATATTAGACTTGCATGGAGCATATTTAAATCGCCTAAGACACATATATagagatacatatatatatctcccaGACCATCTTTTAATTTATAAGTTACAACTATCCCACAGTGACAGTGTATAACTTGGCTGGTAATAACTTTCAAGATATTTAACAGTGTTCTTGACGGcaataaaatattaaatcATCAATCAGCACCATTACGACGTTCCCGCAGCGTCTTCCATGCTCATAATTCATACGTACGGAAGCCGAACACTCAGTTCTTTAGTTATATTGTGCCTCTTCCAGAATATATTTGCTCTCTCGGGCATGTTCAGTTTGTTCCTCAGACTACACAGACTGCCTCTACCAGCTATGTTAGTTTCACTCCTACGGCAGGGAGTGATGCTGCCACTCCCGAGACTTCAGATGTGGAAACAGTTCACCCAACCAGATGAGCGTTCCCGAAGGTGAATAGATACAGGCATGATTCCATTGTTAGATTGTTTGGCCTTGAATATGACTAATTGGGGTGCTTACCGTGCCTGAGCTAGTGGAACGGTGGGAAAGGGTTGGTCAGTTTTCACCCAATAAATGGATACGTTAAGTTGGAGAGATGGACAGTGTCTTTGCACGTTTACTACACTTCTTTATCCGCTCACTCGTTCACTCGTCAATGAGATTCTCTTTATGGCTCAGGTGCTGCTAAGCGACCATTTCATTCATATATTAATGTGCCATGCAATGCATATGGTAATAGAATCAAACAGTAGTCATCAAGATGTTtactcttccttctcaatcacAGCAGGGGCCTTAATCTCACGGCCCTTGAGGAACTCAAGCCCCTCACCACCCTGTTCAAATTATGTTAGTATAGATCCTCGGATGAACATACAACTTGTTCGTTCTCGAACGGCAATAAGGACGGCGAACTCACATAGCTGATCAGCGGGGAGACCTCAACTCCGACGGCCTCGCCTTCGGTGACAACAACACCGCCGGCTTTCTCAATCCAGCGCTGTCCCTGGTTCATGATGTCGCGCTTACTAGTGTCAGGGTCATCCTCACCTGTGCCCCTGGCATTCTTCAACGGCGAGAACTCATCCTCGCGGCGTACCTCGATGGATGCGAACTTCTCCAGAGGAGTCAACGGGAAGACGTCGAAGACGAACTGCTCCAACTTGATACCGTTGGGCTTCTCAGGCTTGAAGCTCTCGCCAGTCTCGGTGTTCACGCAAGGAATTTTCTTACGAGCAACGTGATGAGGCAGCTTGTGGGACCAAGTCTCGATGGACTCAAAGAAGCGGAAGGAATAGTAGTGGTTGACAATGTTGGCGGCACGGAACTTCAGCACGTCAGGCTGCTTGGGGTCCTTAGCCTCGGCCGTCTCCTTGTCGATTTCGGAGTACTCGACCACATCAGGCTTGCCGTTCTTCTGAAGGATCAAGCCGACCGACTCGGTAGCATTGCGCTTACGGACCACCTTGGTAGCAATATcgaccttcttggaagcGGCGAAACCAATGAAGACGGGGTCGGCAACCTTGACTAGGCAGTTATCGACGCAGTAAGTGTGAATGTGTTCAATACCACGCTTCCGCATGTCTTCACGCACTCCAGAGGTAATGAGGGCTTGGTAGATTCCGCCATTTCCATCAGGGGCAACAGCAGCCTAGACATAGTTGTCAGGACACTGGATTGGTCTCCACCAAAGGGAGTATTCATACCTTAGACTTGGTCTCCAGCAAAATCTTACCCTCATTGGAAATGCAGGGCAGGACACCCTgttcgaagatgacgacgtTCTTCTTGTCCAGTCCAAAATACTTGTGCTGCTCGAAGAACTCCTCCGTGGGCTTGCGGGTAGGCCCGCTGGTCATGACATACCAAGGGATAATGGCTTCCTTGCCGGAAGTTCCTTGTGCCAAGAGCTGGAGCTTGGCAATACGCTCTGCCTGAATCTGGAAGAGGGACTTCTGACTGGGTAGACCAATATCGAAGCAGCCCTTGGGTGCTGAGCTTCCCAAGCGGGTACCCTGTCCACCAGCCATCAAGACCACGGCAACCTTGTTCTCCGACACCGCCTGGAGACCTTCATCGTACCACCGCTGAATGTCCTTCGGGTCGGAGTCCATTATAGAGGCAGTAGCCACTTCAGGGAGGGGTTCGAGGGTAACGGGACCATCCTGAGTTTTGGCGGGGTTCAGGACCTTGTCGGCCAGTTCATTGATCCGGTTAGGGTCGAAGTTGCTCAGCTGATGGAAGAGCTGAGCCTTCTCGACCTGGTTTAATTGATTGACGAATTTGAAGACATGTCCCTGCCCGGCATCGGTATACTTCTGTTGTAGTTGATGGAACTCTTCAGGGGAAGGCTGACGAGGAGTGTTGTCGGAATGACCATGGAGCAGGTTGGATACGGTTTCCTTAATAGCTGCCGCCATGGTGTTGAACTTGAGTGTAAGTGGATTCGGAGGGAAATGTGCAGAGTTTGTTCAAAGGCAAGAGAGATGTGGATGTGTgggggaagagaatgagGGAAAGCGAGAACTAGAGTCCGGGAGGGGTTTTTGGGAATGAATGGCGGGGTGCAACTGAAGCTCTGGGATGAAGGGTCTTTTAAAGCAACAACTACAACTTAATCTAGTACTAAGGAGTGTGTTGTCAAGCCACGGGCTGACCGCTAGGAATAGTCTACCTCACTaatgatttatttttattccACTATTATTTTTAGTCAGGAGTAACAGACAGAGAGGTGCTCCATACCTGATAGTAGTACTTACTCCTACTAGCCTAGTGCTCCATCGCAACCACAATTTTCCCATATTACTATTTGAGGGTATGCGCCTATAATTAGCGATCAGCAAGTGAGTTTCCAAGTCTCGACGGGAGATCGGACTGGCCAACCACGCCTCACGGTACGGTCGAAGGCGGAGCTCTCGTGGGCCACCATCGATGTGAAGCCGTGGGGCCACAAGTTTCATCAGGGGGTTTCGGTTGGTCAGTGGGATCGAGGGAGTCTCCATGATGACTATTGCCCATATTTATTGAGTTACGTAGGTATGCTTGGTTTATTTTACATGGAATACAACAGACATTAGGAATATGAAGAACACATCAACGACGCCTCCTTTCCCGGTAACGTTCATCATCCCGGCGTCGCTCACGGTGGTTGTAGCGACCACGATCCTTATCGCGATATTCTCCTCGTGCTGGGCTTCGACTGTGAGACCGGTCGCCGGGTCGTCTTCGATAAGGATCTCGATAGGAGTCTCGCCGAGGACTTCGACTAGCCCGTCGGTCACGATTGGAACTCCGTTGTGGACTCCGGCTGTATGACCGCCTGCGAGGAGCCTTGTCGCCCTTGTCAAACACCAGGGTATAATCGTTCTCCTTTTCACGAGCGTTATCAGACGCCCTATactggcgcttcttctcaagACTTGCTACGCCGCCAAATCCGCCCCGCTGGCCACTGCGCTTGGAGATAGTAGCGTTTCTCCAGCTTTCTGACAGTTTCGACACCTGCATGACTCATCAGCAACGCTAGGTAGTAAACTAGAATCGTAGAACTGACACTTTGAGAGAAATCCACATGGATACGATGATCATCAATTAGCACGCCCTGCATCTTGAAGTAGGCTTGTTCGCAATCTTTCTGATTCTCAAACTCGATAAAAGCGTACTGCAAGCTGTCACCTGTTCGTTTGTCTCGAATGACCTCGCATGATAAGA is a window from the Aspergillus oryzae RIB40 DNA, chromosome 6 genome containing:
- a CDS encoding RRP7 superfamily domain-containing protein (predicted protein): MGKDLEIAGYTVLPLRLPPAESKRAKPATHYLYLRPHEPRIPDADTPRSLFVVNVPIDTTELHLRHLFGSQLAAGRVERVHFEAVPTKKKGGMTTAHSMVANVSKSKKRKRVTVDELQNQLDDVALPSTWDRELQKSGAHAVVVFVDKPSMVASVKAAKKAGKRKDGEIVWGEGLEDRLPQLGLQRYLNHEEVRYPPRAELLRTVNDFMTMFEAVAEARRKEQALRAQEPDEDGFITVTSGPKLTSVAHEDEARELIEKQKQKSQGLEDFYRFQSREKRKERQNELLKKFDEDKKKLEEMKKRKGKIRVS
- a CDS encoding recombinase DMC1 (meiotic recombination protein Dmc1), with translation MRTTFLVPKPNASIGHESSSCPRPRTTERVGAADITKLKTNGFYTVASVHGATRKTLLKIRGFSEVKVEKIKDAINKCLPSASGFITAMELSHQRKRVVRISTGSKQFDAILGGGFQSMSISEVFGEFRCGKTQLSHTMSVVAQLPKEMGGADGKVAYIDTEGTFRPERIAQIAERFGVDADSARENIAYARALNSEHQLELLNTLSKEFTGGEYRLLIIDSIMNCFRVDYCGRGELADRQQKLNQFLMKLAHMAEGLYSCSGPLICGLTGYHFRIQCLRPNDGRKPVGGHVLAHASTTRVLLRKGRGDERVAKIQDSPDCPEQEATYVITNGGINDPDKV
- a CDS encoding UDP-N-acetylglucosamine diphosphorylase (UDP-N-acetylglucosamine pyrophosphorylase), translating into MAAAIKETVSNLLHGHSDNTPRQPSPEEFHQLQQKYTDAGQGHVFKFVNQLNQVEKAQLFHQLSNFDPNRINELADKVLNPAKTQDGPVTLEPLPEVATASIMDSDPKDIQRWYDEGLQAVSENKVAVVLMAGGQGTRLGSSAPKGCFDIGLPSQKSLFQIQAERIAKLQLLAQGTSGKEAIIPWYVMTSGPTRKPTEEFFEQHKYFGLDKKNVVIFEQGVLPCISNEGKILLETKSKAAVAPDGNGGIYQALITSGVREDMRKRGIEHIHTYCVDNCLVKVADPVFIGFAASKKVDIATKVVRKRNATESVGLILQKNGKPDVVEYSEIDKETAEAKDPKQPDVLKFRAANIVNHYYSFRFFESIETWSHKLPHHVARKKIPCVNTETGESFKPEKPNGIKLEQFVFDVFPLTPLEKFASIEVRREDEFSPLKNARGTGEDDPDTSKRDIMNQGQRWIEKAGGVVVTEGEAVGVEVSPLISYGGEGLEFLKGREIKAPAVIEKEE